The following are encoded in a window of Candidatus Paceibacterota bacterium genomic DNA:
- a CDS encoding histidine phosphatase family protein, with translation MLIRHGEVESRYQGIFGGRIDMELSPRGHEQADALAAYLRRQPLSAIYASPMKRVQQTLAPLLVNGTPRPVILPDLREADFGDWTGLAWADVEAKFGVSAFAWLEQLDCDGIANAECADTLRDRVEPCLRQILDTHPGQEVAVFCHGGIIRVLLSIMLRWPLARMAAFEIEYASVTRVLALPEGAELQLVNFTPWRETA, from the coding sequence TTGCTGATCCGCCATGGTGAAGTCGAATCCCGCTACCAGGGCATCTTCGGCGGCCGGATTGACATGGAGCTTTCGCCCCGCGGCCACGAGCAGGCGGACGCGCTGGCGGCTTACCTCCGCCGGCAGCCCTTGAGCGCGATCTACGCCAGCCCCATGAAACGCGTCCAGCAAACGCTGGCGCCGCTCCTGGTCAACGGAACGCCCAGACCCGTCATCCTGCCGGACTTGCGCGAAGCCGACTTCGGAGACTGGACGGGACTGGCCTGGGCGGATGTCGAGGCGAAATTCGGCGTCAGCGCTTTTGCCTGGCTCGAGCAACTGGACTGCGACGGCATCGCCAATGCCGAGTGCGCCGACACCCTGCGCGACCGGGTGGAGCCCTGCTTGCGCCAAATCCTGGACACCCACCCCGGCCAGGAAGTCGCCGTCTTCTGTCACGGCGGCATCATCCGTGTGCTGTTGAGCATCATGCTCCGCTGGCCGCTCGCGCGCATGGCGGCGTTTGAAATCGAATACGCCAGCGTCACCCGCGTCCTGGCCCTGCCGGAGGGGGCCGAGCTGCAACTGGTCAACTTCACTCCCTGGCGTGAAACCGCCTGA
- a CDS encoding ABC transporter ATP-binding protein — MTDSANDALVNVDGVEKVFHRGSEDIHVLRDLHLKVPAGEFLALMGPSGSGKSTLLNLIGGLDRPTRGSVSIAGEHVDELSDHKLAAWRARHIGFVFQLYNLLPVLTAERNVELPLLLTHLSRTQRKRHVSTALAIVGLSHRERHYPRQLSGGEQQRVGIARAIVTDPTLLLCDEPTGDLDRKSGDEILDLLQALNREHGKTIIMVTHDPHASARASRTVYLEKGQLSDQPVK, encoded by the coding sequence ATGACTGACTCGGCCAACGACGCGCTGGTGAACGTGGATGGCGTGGAGAAGGTGTTCCACCGCGGCTCGGAGGACATCCACGTCCTCCGGGACCTGCACTTGAAGGTGCCGGCGGGCGAGTTCCTGGCGCTGATGGGGCCGTCGGGTTCAGGCAAAAGCACCCTGCTGAACCTCATCGGCGGGCTGGACCGGCCCACCCGCGGCTCGGTCAGCATCGCGGGCGAGCACGTTGACGAGCTGTCTGACCACAAGCTGGCCGCCTGGCGCGCCCGGCACATCGGCTTCGTCTTCCAGCTCTACAACCTCCTGCCGGTGCTCACCGCCGAACGCAATGTCGAATTGCCCCTCCTGCTCACGCACCTGTCCCGCACGCAGCGGAAACGACACGTGTCCACCGCCCTGGCCATCGTCGGACTCTCCCACCGCGAGCGGCACTACCCCCGCCAGCTTTCCGGCGGGGAACAGCAGCGCGTGGGCATCGCCCGCGCGATTGTCACCGACCCCACGCTGCTGCTCTGCGACGAGCCCACCGGCGACCTCGACCGCAAATCGGGGGACGAAATTCTGGACCTGCTCCAGGCGCTGAACCGCGAGCACGGCAAGACGATCATTATGGTCACCCACGACCCCCACGCCTCCGCGCGCGCCTCGCGGACGGTCTATCTCGAAAAAGGCCAGCTCAGCGACCAACCCGTCAAGTGA